The nucleotide sequence TCAGCTTCTCCAAAACAGCTATGAAGTCATCAAAGACGTTCTGTTTGTTTTCCCTCATTCCGGCTCTGTGCCACTCCTCACCGTATTCGCTCCCACCTCTTAAGTTTGCCATCACAAACGTACCACCGCGCTCGATGAAGGGAATCACCTGAGGAACGAACCTTGGGAGCAAGGCAATGTTGAAGCCTCCATATCCGAAAACCCAAGCTTTGTTGCTTTTTGCTCCTTTCTTCTTGACCATGAAATAGTGAACCCTTGTTCCATCCTTGGAAACTGCAAAATCTTCACTGACTTCAAATTCTCCTTCAACTTCAACCTCATCAATCAGCTCAAGCTTGTCTCTAAAGCGGTAAAGCCTGTAGGGAACTGTAAAACTCTCATATCTAAGTAAAACCTGCTCTCCATCATTGTCAAGCGGGTAAACCTGTCCCGGCATCTTAAAGCTTATCTCATCTATAAGCCTTCCATCAAGTGTAAACACCTTAAGTTTCGAGGAGGCATGGACTAAATAGCCAGCAAGTATTCTATCATTGACAATAACCGCCCACTCAAGCGGAAACTCATTCTCTGGAATAATCTCCTCAACTTTGTCATTTTCGATTGCAATAACTTTCCCAGGCCCTCTTCCTTTGCGTGTGTAGATGTAGAGCTTTCCATTGATGACATCTATCGGATGCGCTGGAACATCGCTTGAGTAAATCTTCTCCCACTTTTCTGGCTCATCAATTGGGCCAAGATAAATATCGGCTTTGTTCCAGCCGAATGTAACCGTTAGCATTGCCCATTTTCCATCCGTGCTCTTGTGCAGATTCATAAAATATCCTGAACCAAATCCCTCACCAAATACCATTATTTCATCTTTTCCTTTCTTCAGAAAAATTCTCTCCGCTGGCGGTTCCATGCCATCGGGAGTCTTTTCTTTTCGGTAGAAGCGGGCAAAATAATAACCATCATCGAGGAAAACGATATTCCACAATGACGGCTTTATCTCCTCGATGATTTCTCCAGTTTTAGGATCAACTATCCTCGTTATCCCTTCATCAGCCCCTCCAATTGAGAAGTTGTAGGCTAATCTTTTCCCATCTCTATCAACGGTAAATCCTTGAAGGAGAACCTCATCGCCAAGCTCTTCTTCAAGCTTTTTAGAATCAACTATAATTTCTCCAGTCTCGAGGAGTTTTATGAGCTGTCTTCCTGCTTCATTTATCTTCACAAAGGTTCCTCTCTTTGTAACTTGAGCCTCCCAGATGTTGGGCAGGTAATAGTACTTTCTCACATCATTAATCAGCTTTTCTGGTAAATCTCCAATAAATTGTCTAAAGCGCTTGTTTTCCTCCTCAATGAACTTTAGAACTCTCTCATCATTCAGATTCTCCATCCAAATGTATGGGTCTTCCATTTAAACCACCATTAAGATGTTGGGATTAGCGTTATTAAATGCATTATGGCAGAGCATAGACTAACCTTAAATACACAAAAAGCAAATACCCGATGGTGGTAACAATGATTCTTAGAGGTAGAGTCGTTGGTAATGAAATTCCACGCTTCAAGCACCGATGGTTTGGAATTCTTGAGGTTGAGGCTAAGGACGAAAAGTATAAGCTCTACATGAGCGGCGTTGCTCAGTGGTTTGTAACCGAGGATGAAGTTGAGATTCATGTAAAAGAGAAGCCGAAAGTTAAAAATGGTGAGAAAATTCTTGATTTTGATGATTATGAGCTTTACAAGTTCTATCAAGGAGATAAAATCAAAGTTTGGCCATTATGGGAAAAAGAATATGAAGCAAAGCGCTATTCCCCACTAACTGGTGAACTGCTCTATACCTACAAGATTAAGGCGAGAGAGGCAACTTATGAAAGCGACTTTGAGGCAATAGCGGAGCTTGAGCAGTATCACTATGCATCTCAAAAGGAGAAAGTTGCACTCTGGAGATGTGAGAGGTGTGGCAATGTCTTCGAAGCAAATACAAAGCAAAAATGTCCGAAGTGTGGAAGTGAAGATGTCCACATCTTGGAGATTAAGGGTTCAACCCCTGCTTCACGCTTCCTTATTCTTGAGCTTGAGAACAGAGAGGAGTATGAGCCAAGAATTTTAGCTTATGTTAGAATTGACCCACCAATTCCATTGATGCACAGGCGATTGCCTAACGGCGAAATAGAGAAGAACATTCGTGAGAAGGTCTTTCCAGAAGACTGGTTCCACCCAGCATTCTGGCCGGAGAAAATTTTGAAGGAGCTTTATGAAGAGCTCAAGAAGAGATATCCCAAAAAAGTTGCCCGCTCAATGCTCTGGGAGAAAGCAAAATGGCAAGCTTTAAGAGAGAGCAACACTGCTGGAGCAAGAATTGCAAGGGTTGTTGTTCATCCAGATTACAGGAGTGATGGATTAGGCCAACTAAGCGTTAAAGCTGCATTAGAATGGATTAAAGAACGTAGAATTCCAGAGATGAGAAAGAGGAAGCACATAGTAGAGACAATAGCCCAAATGGCTCGTTATAATCCCTTCTTTGAAAAAGTTGGCTTTAAGTTCCTCTGGGAGACTGCAAGTGGAAGACCTGTTCTATTTTATCCGCTGACTGATGAAGCCAAAGAATACATAGAGAGATTTTTGAAAGAAGACCCATATGCCCCCAAAGACGGAAGACTGTGGAGGCCAAGCTATGGAAAAGTTGAACCATTAAAGAGCTCGATAATTTTCAAAAATGTAAGCAAGGTCTTCGAGAGTGAGCTTGACATAAAAGGTCTTCCCGAGGAAATTCAAGAGCTTTTGAGGGCTTTTGGAGTTAGACATAGAGTGATTCAGAGACCCGTTCTGAGAAATCTAAACTTTGAGATCAAACCAAAAGAGTTGATTGTGGTTGTTGGAGCTAGCGGTGCAGGTAAGACAACTCTGCTGAGGTTAATTCTTGGAGCGGCTAAAGGTTACTGGGAAGAGAAATACAGACCGACAAGCGGAGAAATTGAAGTGCCAGAAAACGTTAAGGTCTCGGTCATGATTCCTGGAGAATTTGAGCCGGAGTTTGGAAGTGAGAGTATATTGGAGCATGTTTACAGGAAAATCAAGGATCTGAATGCAGCAGTTGAAGTTTTAAATCGCTCTGGTTTGAGCGATGCTGTGCTTTACAGGGCAAAGTTTAGTGAGCTTTCCACAGGACAGAAGGAGAGGGCCAAGATTGCGTCCCTGCTTGCGGAAAAGCCAAATCTATTACTTATGGACGAGTTTGCTGCTCACCTTGATACTCTAACTGCTATGAGGGTTGCAAAGAAGGTCAGCGAGATAATTCGTGAAGCTGGCATTACGGCAGTGATAATCACCCACAGACCGGAGGTCGTTAAAGCCCTCGACCCTGATAAGGTGCTCTTTGTCGGCTACGGCACAGTTAGGATCAGCAAGTAAAGTGCTCACTCCTGACCATATTTTACTTTTCCTTTGAGCATGCAATATAGTAATGGTGAGCAAGATGATTGAAATAATTGAGAGGGAGTATGAGGTAACTGATGGGTTGAAGCTTGTTCTCAGCAATGTGAATGGAGATATTAAAATAAAAGGCTACAATGGAGATACAATAAAAATGAGAGCAGAGAAAAAGTGGGGTCTCCTTGCATCAGAGCCAAAAATCAAGGTAAAGAAGGAAGGAAATGTTCTGAAAATCGAGGCTAAGTACAAGAAAACTTTTGGTATCGGCTTGGGTGGAAGTTCGGTTAATTTTGACATCCTTGTTCCGAAAAGCATTGAAGTAGAGAAGGTTGGCAGTGTAAACGGCAAAATCTCAATTTCAAATGTTAATGGAGTTCTCAAAATTGGAAACGTAAATGGATCAATTGAGCTCGAAAATGTGGAAGTTAGCAAAGTTGGAAATGTAAACGGTCCAATAAAAGCCGTGTTGAGGAGTGTTAGAAATGACGTGAAAATTTCAACTGTAAACGGTGCAATAAAAGTTTTGCTTCCAAGAGAAGCCGATGTAATTATATCAGCAAGCACGACAAATGGAAGAATTTTAGCAGAAGGTTTTGAAAATGTTACAACTTCTTTGACAGGGACATTCGGACCCAAGAGCTTCAGCGCACAGCTTGGCTCTGGAAAGTATTCAATCAAGCTCTCTACGGTAAATGGGAAAATAGAGATTAAACTGATATGATGCAAAGGATGTCAAAAATCACAGCTCCAATCCAGTGTAAAAAGAAGCTCGGCAGAAAGCTTTCGCTCTTCAAATCCATTTTTGCAAATACTATTCCGGCTATAAATGAGTATGGAACTTCTAAAGGAGGCTTTCCTATGTGGATTAAGGTGTAGGGAATGTTTTGGGCTAAAATTCCCAACCATTCGTTCTTTTTTGCTAGCGGAAACAGCAGAATTCCTCTATAAAACGCTTCATGTGCAAACATTATGGCTCCAACTAACAGCTCTTTGAAGACGAAATCGCCCCAAGAAGAGTAGCTGAAAATCGGGTAAAAGTTTCGGAAGCTCCCCATTCTGGATGCATAAATGCTTAGGGGCAGAGTTATTAGAAAAAGGACAAAAGCCCAGATATAACCTTCTCTTCTACCAATCTTAAATCCCAGCTCATTAGGCTTGAATCCCAAAAGGTAAGTTGTAATTAGGGGTAAAAACACATAGAACAAAACATCATAAAATACCCACTCATAGATATTTTGACCCAGATGCCGGTTAAGGATAATAAAAATCAAGGAAATTAAATAAAGAAGGAAAACCCTCATTCTTTAGCTTCCTCTCTGGCTGCTTCTTCTCCTTCAGCTTTAACTTCTTCGGTTTTTTCCTCTACACTTTCGGCGACTTCTTCTGTTTCCTCTTTGATCTCTTCGGATTCAACCTTTTCTTCTTTCTCTTCTTTACTTTCTTGCTCCTTTACTTCTCTCTCCATCTCTTCTTCAACTTTGACCTCTGGGGGCTTCAACAGCTCGTCAATTGTAGGCTTAAACTCAACTTGCTCATAGCCAATGAACCTGAGATCGCTCTCGAGGATGATCTCCCCAAGAATCAGCGTATTTTTGTCAATCTCAACGTCGCTGAAGTCAACTTTGACATCCTTTTCTCCAACTTCAATCTTGACTTTGCTAAGGTCCACCATTGGAAGTCTTAGCTCGATTAATGCTTTAACTTTCTCAATTGGGTCTTCAATTTTCTCTACAATTTCCACTTCATATATAACAGTCTTTCCAGCCAGTGGATGATTGAAATCAACTCTAACTCTTCCGCTTGAGACACTTAGAACTCTTCCCTTCAGCTTCTTTCCACTTTCAGTCTCTATCTCGACTTCTAACCCTGGGAATGGCATGATTCCTTGCCTTCTAAACTGACCAAGGGTAAACGTCTTGATGAGCTTGGGATCTCTCCTTCCAAATGCCTTCTCTGGAGGAACCTCAATTATGTATTTTTTCCCAACCTCAAGGCCTTCAAGCTGTTCATCAAGCCCTTTGAGAACATGACCAGCACCGATTGCAATTGGCACTGGGCCGTAGATACCTTTCTCACTGTAAATTCCAGCTTCCTTTGCAACTTCCTCATAGGTTGTGTCAAAGATTTCTCCAGTTTCTTTGACCTTTCCAATGTAATGAAGTCTTACAACATCTCCCTTTGCCACTTTCATGAGCATAACCTCCTGTTTTTTAAGCTGGTTTAAATTGGGGAATTGGGTTTTTAAGCTTTGCACTTGCCACCAACGATAGTCTAATAAAACCCGGGCAAAAAATTTTTTCAGGTGATAGAAGTGAAGGTGTACAACACGCTTACAAAACAGAAAGAAGAATTCAAACCTTTGAGAAAAGGAGAAGTCAGGATGTATGTCTGTGGTCCAACTGTTTATGATTACACTCATCTAGGCCATGCGAGGACGTACATTGCTTTTGATGTCATTAGAAGGTATCTCGAGCACAAAGGCTATACTGTTTTGATGGTCATGAACTTTACAGACATAGATGACAAAATCATCAGAAGGGCCCAAGAGACAGGTGAAGATCCGAAGAAATTAGCTGAAAAGTTTTTGAGGTATTTCCTTGAGGACATGAAAGCCTTGAAAGTTAAGCCAGCTGACATCTACCCAAGAGTTACAGAGCACATTCAAGATATCATTGAATTTGTGAAGAAGCTTGAAGAAAAAGGTTATGCATACGAAGGAGGCGATGGAGTCTACTTTGAGGTTCAGAGGTTCAAAGACTATGGAAAGCTCAGTGGAATAAAGCTTGAAGAGCTCAGAAAAGGAGCAAGAGTTGAACCAGGGGAAGGGAAGAGGAATCCAGAAGATTTTGCCCTCTGGAAGAAAGCCAAGCCCGGAGAACCAAAGTGGGATTCACCATGGGGTGAAGGAAGGCCAGGCTGGCATATTGAGTGTTCAACTATGAGTACCAAATACTTGGGAGAGCAGTTCGACATTCACGGCGGCGGAAATGACCTAATATTTCCGCATCATGAAAATGAGATAGCTCAAACAGAGGCCTGCACAGGTAAAGAATGGGTTAGGTACTGGCTCCATACGGGTTTCGTCATGGTAAAAGGAGAAAAGATGAGCAAAAGCTTAGGAAACTTTGTCACGATAAGGGAGCTTTTGCAGAGATATTCTCCGGAAGTTATAAGGTTCTTTGTCCTGCAGAAGCACTACCGCTCACCTCTAGACTACACGGAAGAGGGAATACAGCACGCAAAGAACAATCTAGAAAAGCTTTACAACACAATCGAAAACATCAGAATTGCCCTTGAAAAAGCGGAGATACCATTCAAATGGGGCAAAGAGGAGTTTGAGCTTTATGAAGTAATTAGAGAAGCAAAGAAGAAGTTTTATGAAGCAATGGATGACGACTTCAATACTGCTGAAGCCATGAGGCCAATATTTGAGGTCGCAAATGCTGTGAACAAGTATCTGGCAAAGGTAGAAAAGCCAAAGGAAAGCGTTCTGAGAAAAGCCCTTGAGTTCTTCAAGATGGTAGGTGAAATCTTTGGAATCTTTGAGGAGT is from Thermococcus paralvinellae and encodes:
- the mrtA gene encoding CPBP family archaeomyxosortase MrtA, translating into MRVFLLYLISLIFIILNRHLGQNIYEWVFYDVLFYVFLPLITTYLLGFKPNELGFKIGRREGYIWAFVLFLITLPLSIYASRMGSFRNFYPIFSYSSWGDFVFKELLVGAIMFAHEAFYRGILLFPLAKKNEWLGILAQNIPYTLIHIGKPPLEVPYSFIAGIVFAKMDLKSESFLPSFFLHWIGAVIFDILCIISV
- a CDS encoding GNAT family N-acetyltransferase; this encodes MILRGRVVGNEIPRFKHRWFGILEVEAKDEKYKLYMSGVAQWFVTEDEVEIHVKEKPKVKNGEKILDFDDYELYKFYQGDKIKVWPLWEKEYEAKRYSPLTGELLYTYKIKAREATYESDFEAIAELEQYHYASQKEKVALWRCERCGNVFEANTKQKCPKCGSEDVHILEIKGSTPASRFLILELENREEYEPRILAYVRIDPPIPLMHRRLPNGEIEKNIREKVFPEDWFHPAFWPEKILKELYEELKKRYPKKVARSMLWEKAKWQALRESNTAGARIARVVVHPDYRSDGLGQLSVKAALEWIKERRIPEMRKRKHIVETIAQMARYNPFFEKVGFKFLWETASGRPVLFYPLTDEAKEYIERFLKEDPYAPKDGRLWRPSYGKVEPLKSSIIFKNVSKVFESELDIKGLPEEIQELLRAFGVRHRVIQRPVLRNLNFEIKPKELIVVVGASGAGKTTLLRLILGAAKGYWEEKYRPTSGEIEVPENVKVSVMIPGEFEPEFGSESILEHVYRKIKDLNAAVEVLNRSGLSDAVLYRAKFSELSTGQKERAKIASLLAEKPNLLLMDEFAAHLDTLTAMRVAKKVSEIIREAGITAVIITHRPEVVKALDPDKVLFVGYGTVRISK
- a CDS encoding prolyl oligopeptidase family serine peptidase, with the translated sequence MEDPYIWMENLNDERVLKFIEEENKRFRQFIGDLPEKLINDVRKYYYLPNIWEAQVTKRGTFVKINEAGRQLIKLLETGEIIVDSKKLEEELGDEVLLQGFTVDRDGKRLAYNFSIGGADEGITRIVDPKTGEIIEEIKPSLWNIVFLDDGYYFARFYRKEKTPDGMEPPAERIFLKKGKDEIMVFGEGFGSGYFMNLHKSTDGKWAMLTVTFGWNKADIYLGPIDEPEKWEKIYSSDVPAHPIDVINGKLYIYTRKGRGPGKVIAIENDKVEEIIPENEFPLEWAVIVNDRILAGYLVHASSKLKVFTLDGRLIDEISFKMPGQVYPLDNDGEQVLLRYESFTVPYRLYRFRDKLELIDEVEVEGEFEVSEDFAVSKDGTRVHYFMVKKKGAKSNKAWVFGYGGFNIALLPRFVPQVIPFIERGGTFVMANLRGGSEYGEEWHRAGMRENKQNVFDDFIAVLEKLKSEGYKVAAWGRSNGGLLVSAVLVQRPDVMDAALIGYPVIDMLRFHKLYIGSVWIPEYGNPDDPKDREFLLKYSPYHNVKPQKYPPTLIYTGLHDDRVHPAHALKFAKKLKDVGAPVYLRVETKSGHMGASPETRIKELTDMLAFVVKVLG
- the cysS gene encoding cysteine--tRNA ligase — translated: MEVKVYNTLTKQKEEFKPLRKGEVRMYVCGPTVYDYTHLGHARTYIAFDVIRRYLEHKGYTVLMVMNFTDIDDKIIRRAQETGEDPKKLAEKFLRYFLEDMKALKVKPADIYPRVTEHIQDIIEFVKKLEEKGYAYEGGDGVYFEVQRFKDYGKLSGIKLEELRKGARVEPGEGKRNPEDFALWKKAKPGEPKWDSPWGEGRPGWHIECSTMSTKYLGEQFDIHGGGNDLIFPHHENEIAQTEACTGKEWVRYWLHTGFVMVKGEKMSKSLGNFVTIRELLQRYSPEVIRFFVLQKHYRSPLDYTEEGIQHAKNNLEKLYNTIENIRIALEKAEIPFKWGKEEFELYEVIREAKKKFYEAMDDDFNTAEAMRPIFEVANAVNKYLAKVEKPKESVLRKALEFFKMVGEIFGIFEEYFKETKETKEEELIELLVQVRAELRKQKNYALADKIRAELRELGIQLEDTPQGTIWKRINV
- a CDS encoding DUF4097 family beta strand repeat-containing protein, whose translation is MIEIIEREYEVTDGLKLVLSNVNGDIKIKGYNGDTIKMRAEKKWGLLASEPKIKVKKEGNVLKIEAKYKKTFGIGLGGSSVNFDILVPKSIEVEKVGSVNGKISISNVNGVLKIGNVNGSIELENVEVSKVGNVNGPIKAVLRSVRNDVKISTVNGAIKVLLPREADVIISASTTNGRILAEGFENVTTSLTGTFGPKSFSAQLGSGKYSIKLSTVNGKIEIKLI
- a CDS encoding FKBP-type peptidyl-prolyl cis-trans isomerase, with product MLMKVAKGDVVRLHYIGKVKETGEIFDTTYEEVAKEAGIYSEKGIYGPVPIAIGAGHVLKGLDEQLEGLEVGKKYIIEVPPEKAFGRRDPKLIKTFTLGQFRRQGIMPFPGLEVEIETESGKKLKGRVLSVSSGRVRVDFNHPLAGKTVIYEVEIVEKIEDPIEKVKALIELRLPMVDLSKVKIEVGEKDVKVDFSDVEIDKNTLILGEIILESDLRFIGYEQVEFKPTIDELLKPPEVKVEEEMEREVKEQESKEEKEEKVESEEIKEETEEVAESVEEKTEEVKAEGEEAAREEAKE